Proteins encoded together in one Methanosarcinales archaeon window:
- a CDS encoding thioredoxin fold domain-containing protein has translation MGKVVLIDFSAEWCGPCKMQDPIIEKLEGKFKDTVEFRKIDVDSNIDLSSKYGIHAVPTIVIEKDGEIYKKYVGVTRPNVLEKDLNEALK, from the coding sequence ATGGGTAAAGTAGTTTTAATTGACTTTTCTGCAGAGTGGTGCGGACCTTGTAAGATGCAAGATCCGATCATAGAGAAGTTAGAGGGAAAATTCAAAGATACTGTGGAGTTCAGGAAGATCGATGTGGATTCCAATATCGATCTGTCAAGCAAATACGGGATTCATGCAGTACCCACCATTGTAATTGAAAAGGATGGGGAGATCTATAAAAAATATGTGGGTGTTACCAGACCAAATGTTCTGGAAAAAGACCTGAACGAAGCTTTGAAATAA
- a CDS encoding MBL fold metallo-hydrolase → MAFSFDDHVFAFDTSRTFKNDPIQPEAYFITHAHSDHHGKSAMVSPMAICSEETARALEIRFAREYKGRTFAIGESINVNDVEIKTYPTHHTIGSCAFFWENSNGTRVLVTGDVKDASHMPDCDCLVTEANYGDPSDPACYFEDDIAGLDQILEDNVALGAYAFGKAQRAVSLIRSAGWHKEISMDSMGYKLTKGLMNDCGSLTEILEYNGGHQGITIVPPWDLGKLPGSMKKYVLTGRNDYYYPPIHISDHMDVKGLVDMVMRLEPEATLIYHPDGHRPRRLAEHLNKVGLPAAALSDVLI, encoded by the coding sequence ATGGCCTTCTCCTTCGACGACCACGTTTTTGCATTCGATACCAGCCGGACATTCAAGAATGATCCCATACAGCCAGAGGCCTATTTTATAACACATGCCCATTCAGACCACCATGGAAAATCCGCAATGGTGTCCCCAATGGCTATTTGTTCTGAAGAGACCGCCCGGGCTTTAGAGATTCGTTTTGCCAGGGAATATAAGGGCAGGACATTTGCAATCGGGGAGAGTATTAACGTAAACGATGTGGAAATTAAAACATACCCCACACACCATACCATCGGTTCATGTGCTTTTTTCTGGGAAAATAGCAATGGGACCCGGGTCCTTGTAACCGGGGATGTGAAAGATGCTTCACACATGCCCGATTGCGATTGTTTGGTAACTGAAGCAAATTACGGAGATCCTTCAGATCCAGCATGCTATTTTGAAGACGATATCGCCGGATTGGACCAGATACTGGAGGACAATGTGGCATTGGGAGCATACGCCTTCGGCAAGGCGCAGCGGGCAGTGAGCCTTATCCGTAGTGCAGGCTGGCATAAGGAGATCTCAATGGACAGCATGGGTTACAAACTTACAAAAGGTCTTATGAACGACTGCGGCTCCCTTACTGAGATACTGGAGTATAATGGAGGACACCAGGGTATCACTATTGTGCCGCCATGGGATCTGGGGAAACTTCCTGGCAGCATGAAAAAATACGTACTTACAGGCAGGAATGATTATTATTATCCTCCCATCCATATCAGCGACCACATGGATGTGAAAGGATTGGTAGATATGGTGATGAGACTGGAACCCGAAGCTACCCTGATCTATCATCCTGACGGCCACAGGCCCAGGCGGCTGGCTGAACATCTCAATAAGGTGGGATTGCCAGCTGCGGCGCTGAGCGATGTTTTAATATAA
- the rmuC gene encoding DNA recombination protein RmuC, with the protein MLIEILLGTIILLLIILIFLVIKKWKIEPTDIESAVSNTWIKLGLDEKVGTLATYASDIRNDYRSLETMLRVPTERGTLGEIALETILTDQLPPDMFGIRKKILDGKIPDANIRSTVGIICIDSKFPLDNYRKTIEANDPDEQEAFKRQFIRDVKGHLDKIATDYVRPEKGTADFAFAYIHSEGVYWFLVNEAFEMLRDYTKKGVQVVSPLTISHKIELIKAGVHAKKLSDDAQKVHHEIITLSRDFKDIDEKWRVFFQTHLRNLANKADEIDSAYKRISEDFDKINRLSDE; encoded by the coding sequence ATGTTGATAGAGATTTTACTTGGTACGATAATATTACTTTTAATAATACTGATTTTTCTGGTTATAAAAAAATGGAAAATTGAGCCAACAGATATAGAATCTGCCGTATCCAATACCTGGATAAAGCTGGGTCTGGATGAAAAGGTTGGTACATTGGCCACTTATGCATCTGATATAAGAAATGATTACAGATCCCTCGAGACTATGCTCAGGGTACCAACTGAAAGGGGGACCCTGGGAGAAATTGCTCTTGAGACCATCCTTACTGATCAACTTCCCCCAGATATGTTCGGGATCAGGAAAAAGATCCTTGATGGCAAGATCCCTGATGCTAATATCCGATCAACTGTAGGGATTATCTGTATAGATTCAAAGTTTCCTCTGGATAACTACAGAAAAACAATAGAAGCGAACGATCCTGATGAGCAGGAAGCCTTTAAAAGACAGTTTATTAGAGATGTCAAGGGCCATTTAGACAAAATTGCCACGGATTATGTCAGGCCCGAAAAAGGAACTGCTGATTTTGCCTTTGCCTATATCCATTCTGAAGGTGTCTATTGGTTCCTGGTGAATGAAGCTTTTGAAATGCTGCGGGATTATACCAAAAAAGGAGTACAGGTAGTCTCACCATTGACAATATCCCACAAGATAGAATTGATAAAGGCAGGGGTCCATGCAAAAAAACTTTCCGATGATGCGCAGAAAGTGCATCATGAGATCATTACCCTGTCCAGGGATTTTAAGGATATTGATGAAAAATGGCGAGTGTTTTTCCAAACTCATTTAAGGAATTTAGCAAATAAAGCAGATGAAATAGATTCTGCATATAAGAGAATTTCAGAGGATTTTGATAAGATCAACAGGTTGTCAGATGAATGA